A single genomic interval of Juglans regia cultivar Chandler chromosome 1, Walnut 2.0, whole genome shotgun sequence harbors:
- the LOC109019999 gene encoding two-pore potassium channel 3-like isoform X2, translating into MDESLLSKTGVEEDSIRPSPRREFPSSYLDLGLGPSRRQSAAHLITSDAIIPIITTPKSGSFVNLIANLNLNNKRRLERRSHSAPSVFTDIREDSHASFEPKPTKRSTPFIVRQAFIGVVLYVILVVTIFMISGNFKGHTTFRPVDALYFTVVTLCTIGYGDIVPDSTFTKLFTCVFILVGFGFVDILLNGLVTYICDRQEAVLLSTVDENKFNSMVKAYMVDTEKGRMRIRIKVGLALAVVIGCIAIGTITVHFIEDMSWVDSFYLSVTSVTTVGYGDFAFTTITGRCFAVIWLLVSTLAVARAFLYLTELRIDKRNRRIAKWVLQKKITVGDLVAADLDNDGSIRWRFEVDSF; encoded by the coding sequence ATGGATGAATCTCTTCTCTCAAAGACAGGAGTAGAAGAAGACTCTATTCGGCCATCACCAAGGAGAGAATTTCCTTCCAGCTACCTTGATCTTGGCCTTGGTCCCTCCCGACGCCAATCGGCGGCTCATCTCATCACCAGCGATGCCATTATTCCCATCATCACAACCCCCAAGTCCGGTTCCTTTGTAAACCTCATAGccaacttgaacttgaacaaTAAGAGAAGACTAGAACGGCGCTCCCACTCCGCTCCGTCGGTGTTCACCGACATCCGTGAAGATTCCCATGCTTCCTTCGAGCCCAAACCCACCAAAAGATCAACCCCTTTCATCGTCCGGCAAGCCTTTATCGGCGTAGTTCTGTACGTCATACTCGTAGTTACAATATTTATGATAAGTGGGAATTTCAAGGGTCATACCACATTCAGGCCAGTGGATGCATTGTACTTCACCGTGGTCACACTCTGCACAATTGGGTATGGAGATATTGTTCCAGACTCCACATTTACAAAGCTGTTTACTTGCGTTTTCATTTTAGTTGGTTTTGGATTCGTTGACATTCTACTCAATGGGTTGGTAACATACATTTGTGACAGACAAGAGGCAGTGTTATTGAGCACAGTGGATGAGAATAAGTTCAACTCCATGGTTAAAGCATACATGGTGGATACAGAGAAAGGGAGAATGAGAATAAGGATTAAAGTAGGTTTGGCTTTGGCGGTTGTGATTGGGTGTATTGCTATAGGGACAATTACGGTACACTTCATCGAGGATATGAGTTGGGTTGACAGCTTTTATCTCTCAGTCACGTCCGTGACAACAGTAGGTTATGGGGATTTCGCTTTTACTACGATTACAGGGAGGTGTTTCGCAGTAATTTGGCTGTTAGTTAGCACATTAGCCGTTGCCAGGGCGTTTCTGTACCTGACTGAGCTTAGGATTGACAAGAGGAATCGCAGAATTGCAAAATGGGTACTGCAGAAGAAGATTACAGTTGGGGATTTGGTAGCTGCAGACCTCGATAATGACGGCTCTATCAG
- the LOC108982922 gene encoding uncharacterized protein LOC108982922 gives MVAQYALRFMELSRFANYLIPYKEKKVEKFEHELDRRIRERVHTFRIWSFTKLVTQATIAEEDLQENIEYNNQRKRQQQHQLLQSASYKDKRPHSENHQGQPQLKVKEADVQKTAFRTQYAHYEFLVMPFCLTNAPATFIDLMNRSNREPEERLRIALETLREKKLYAKFKKYEFWLQEIAFLGHVVSAKGLSVDLAKVEAVNGKVIVYASRQLKTYEQNYLTHYLELATMVFALKYGDIIFMDIDCSINYHFGKANVIADALSRKSSSGTLAMMYTSKKHILLDME, from the exons ATGGTAGCACAATATGCTTTGAGATTCATGGAGTTGTCCCGTTTCGCCAATTACTTAATTCCATATAAGGAAAAGAAAGTTGAGAAGTTCGAGCACGAATTGGATCGTAGGATTCGAGAACGTGTACATACTTTCAGGATTTGGAGTTTCACAAAGCTGGTCACCCAAGctaccattgctgaagaagacCTCCAGGAGAACATTGAGTACAACAACCAAAGGAAGCGCCAACAACAACACCAACTACTCCAATCAGCGTCGTATAAGGACAAGAGGCCTCACAGCGAAAATCATCAAGGGCAACCACAA TTGAAGGTTAAGGAGGCAGATGTGCAGAAGACAGCTTTCCGGACACAGTATGCACATTATGAATTCCTTGTTATGCCATTTTGTTTAACTAATGCCCCTGCAACTTTCATAGATCTTATGAATAGG AGCAACAGAGAGCCTGAGGAGCGTTTGAGGATTGCCCTTGAGACACTAAGAGAAAAGAAGTTGTatgcaaaatttaagaaatacgAGTTCTGGTTACAAGAGATTGCCTTTTTGGGACACGTGGTGTCAGCAAAAGGACTTTCAGTGGACCTAGCGAAGGTTGAGGCAGTG AATGGGAAAGTTATTGTATACGCTTCCCGACAGTTAAAAACTTATGAGCAAAATTACCTGACCCATTATCTGGAACTGGCAACAATGGTATTTGCCTTGAAATATGGAGACATTATCTTTATG GACATTGATTGCAGTATTAACTACCATTTTGGCAAAGCAAACGTCATAGCTGATGCACTTAGTCGAAAGTCATCCTCTGGTACCCTGGCTATGATGTATACTTCCAAGAAGCATATACTACTAGACATGGAGTGA